A region of Paractinoplanes abujensis DNA encodes the following proteins:
- a CDS encoding membrane dipeptidase → MARWRKLAAALLVAGLVGAAPAPASAAPAWSPAQDLEGLCATLQVFDGTTSKGYVRRDSVGYGFTGTASAAEPFRFEATQLGRYLLRDSTGKPPYQTVVGWVWAGDAYGDRADWTVSAADGKYRFVSTATGQQLGVHLGGLGAGNSNSTVALAPATGCAAVPDIATGVSGTPAPGVDAGGKLVGWIDAHAHITAGEAFGGSLHCGDAYAPGGAPVALKGCPSHATLGWGALLEAIIAGTDPINSAEDGWPTFGDWPQYDTMLHEASYFRSLERSWQSGQRVLNVLLVANRVICGLTLEHTSCDEMDQIRAQATYLRKMQDYVDARSGGPGKGWFRLATTPAQVRQIAAQGKLAVTIGVENSEIFGCREVNDVPQCTKAQIDAGLDELAAIGVSGLYPVHKFDNAFGGTRFDEGVTGAAVNVGNLISTGHWWQATSCTGPSDNEQPIVSDDFARLLQLGVNLPAGAILPVYPSGKICNVRGLTDLGRYLIERMMDRGMIIHIDHMSVKAASAVLDLAQQANYPGVASVHSWSDPSMINRMLGVGGFVAGYAFAATPDGQDTHTFLEEWRTNTGLANGSKITGYGVGTDVNGLGTQAAPRQDAASRPLVYPFTATNGTRVTKQVYGSRTFDLNTDGVAQYGLYADWITDLINQAGPDAAQLRRQLLSGAEAYTVMWEKARA, encoded by the coding sequence GTGGCGAGATGGCGCAAACTGGCGGCGGCCTTACTGGTGGCGGGGCTGGTCGGGGCGGCGCCCGCGCCCGCCTCCGCGGCCCCGGCCTGGAGCCCCGCGCAGGATCTGGAAGGTCTGTGCGCGACGCTTCAGGTCTTCGACGGCACGACGTCGAAGGGCTACGTCCGGCGTGACTCCGTCGGCTACGGCTTCACCGGCACCGCGTCGGCCGCCGAGCCGTTCCGGTTCGAGGCCACCCAGCTCGGGCGCTACCTGCTGCGCGACTCCACCGGCAAACCGCCCTATCAGACCGTCGTGGGCTGGGTGTGGGCCGGTGACGCGTACGGGGACAGGGCCGACTGGACGGTGAGTGCCGCCGACGGCAAGTACCGTTTCGTCTCCACCGCGACCGGTCAGCAGCTGGGCGTCCACCTCGGCGGGCTCGGCGCGGGCAACAGCAACTCGACAGTCGCGCTGGCCCCGGCCACCGGCTGCGCCGCCGTGCCCGACATCGCCACCGGCGTCAGCGGCACCCCGGCCCCCGGTGTCGACGCCGGCGGCAAGCTGGTCGGCTGGATCGACGCCCACGCGCACATCACCGCGGGCGAGGCGTTCGGCGGCTCGCTGCACTGCGGCGACGCGTACGCTCCGGGCGGCGCCCCCGTCGCGCTCAAGGGCTGCCCGTCGCACGCGACGCTCGGCTGGGGCGCGCTGCTCGAGGCGATCATCGCGGGCACCGACCCGATCAACTCGGCCGAGGACGGCTGGCCCACGTTCGGCGATTGGCCGCAGTACGACACGATGCTGCACGAGGCCTCGTACTTCCGCAGCCTGGAACGCTCCTGGCAGTCCGGGCAGCGGGTGCTCAACGTGCTGCTGGTGGCCAACCGGGTGATCTGCGGGCTCACCCTCGAGCACACCTCGTGCGACGAGATGGACCAGATCCGGGCCCAGGCCACCTATCTGCGCAAGATGCAGGACTATGTGGACGCCCGCAGCGGCGGCCCCGGCAAGGGCTGGTTCCGGCTGGCCACCACCCCGGCCCAGGTGCGTCAGATCGCCGCCCAGGGCAAGCTGGCGGTCACCATCGGCGTGGAGAACTCCGAGATCTTCGGCTGCCGCGAGGTCAACGACGTCCCGCAGTGCACCAAGGCTCAGATCGACGCGGGCCTCGACGAACTGGCCGCCATCGGCGTCAGCGGTCTCTATCCCGTGCACAAGTTCGACAACGCGTTCGGCGGCACCCGCTTCGACGAGGGTGTCACCGGCGCCGCGGTCAACGTCGGCAACCTGATCTCCACCGGGCACTGGTGGCAGGCGACCTCCTGCACCGGCCCCTCCGACAACGAGCAGCCGATCGTCAGCGACGACTTCGCCCGGCTGCTGCAGCTCGGGGTGAACCTGCCGGCCGGGGCGATCCTGCCGGTCTACCCGAGCGGCAAGATCTGCAACGTCCGCGGGCTGACCGACCTCGGCCGCTACCTGATCGAGCGGATGATGGACCGCGGCATGATCATCCACATCGACCACATGAGCGTGAAGGCCGCCTCGGCCGTGCTCGACCTGGCCCAGCAGGCCAACTACCCGGGCGTCGCGTCGGTGCACAGCTGGTCCGACCCCTCGATGATCAACCGGATGCTCGGGGTCGGCGGGTTCGTCGCCGGGTACGCGTTCGCAGCCACCCCCGACGGCCAGGACACCCACACCTTCCTCGAGGAGTGGCGCACCAACACCGGCCTGGCCAACGGCTCGAAGATCACCGGCTACGGGGTCGGCACCGACGTCAACGGGCTGGGCACGCAGGCCGCCCCGCGTCAGGACGCCGCATCCCGCCCGCTGGTCTACCCGTTCACCGCCACCAACGGCACCCGGGTGACCAAGCAGGTCTACGGCTCGCGCACCTTCGACCTCAACACCGACGGCGTGGCCCAGTACGGCCTGTACGCCGACTGGATCACCGACCTGATCAACCAGGCCGGCCCGGACGCCGCCCAGCTGCGCCGCCAGCTGCTCAGCGGGGCCGAGGCGTACACGGTCATGTGGGAGAAGGCTCGCGCCTGA
- a CDS encoding FAD-dependent oxidoreductase: MTISDDMTVTSGPAYESCCSLWNGAVEHRPSAVVRCTSTADVQAGVRAAAEAGLALSVRGGGHGWTGSALAAGGLTLDLSGLRGVTVDAPAGLAELRGGATAADLVAAIAPYGYVAATGTAGAVGMVGLSLAGGYGPLSGRFGLAADNVLGAEVVLADGTVIDTGDDPELLWALRGGGPNFGVVTTLRVRLHRVPALIGGMILFPWAQASSVLTALGEQMLAAPDELTIQCGVFTGPDGRPAAFAAPVWCGDPQAGERVLAAVAAAGDPLMVQVGPASQAQMQAGIDALFPFGRHVEIRPRNLPGLTPAAVAAIVAAGESATSPLCSVSVHSLHGAPTRTAVADTAFAVRRPHVMIENIAMWEAGDPDAGSHRRWARHVSETLRPDALPGGYVNLLADDETDQIAHAYGPNRERLLAVKRRYDPAGTFRATPLPV, translated from the coding sequence GTGACGATCTCCGACGACATGACGGTCACATCCGGACCCGCGTACGAATCCTGTTGCTCACTCTGGAACGGCGCCGTCGAGCACCGTCCGTCCGCAGTGGTGCGGTGCACCTCGACGGCCGACGTGCAGGCCGGTGTCCGCGCCGCGGCGGAGGCCGGCCTGGCCCTCTCGGTGCGCGGCGGCGGCCACGGCTGGACCGGCTCGGCGCTGGCCGCCGGCGGGCTCACCCTCGATCTGTCCGGCCTGCGCGGGGTGACCGTCGACGCGCCGGCCGGCCTCGCCGAGCTGCGGGGCGGCGCGACGGCCGCGGATCTGGTGGCCGCGATCGCGCCGTACGGCTACGTCGCCGCGACCGGCACGGCGGGCGCCGTCGGCATGGTGGGCCTGAGCCTGGCCGGCGGTTACGGCCCGCTCTCGGGCCGGTTCGGGCTGGCCGCCGACAACGTGCTGGGGGCCGAGGTCGTGCTGGCCGACGGCACGGTGATCGACACCGGTGACGACCCGGAGCTGCTGTGGGCGCTGCGTGGCGGTGGCCCCAACTTCGGTGTGGTCACCACGCTGCGTGTCCGGCTGCACCGGGTGCCCGCACTGATCGGCGGCATGATTCTGTTCCCCTGGGCGCAGGCGTCCTCGGTGCTCACCGCGCTCGGCGAGCAGATGCTGGCCGCCCCCGACGAGCTGACGATCCAGTGCGGCGTCTTCACCGGGCCGGACGGCCGGCCCGCGGCGTTCGCCGCCCCGGTCTGGTGCGGCGACCCGCAAGCGGGCGAGAGGGTGCTGGCCGCGGTGGCCGCGGCCGGTGACCCGCTGATGGTTCAGGTCGGGCCGGCGTCGCAGGCCCAGATGCAGGCGGGCATCGACGCCCTGTTCCCGTTCGGCCGCCATGTCGAGATCCGGCCACGCAACCTGCCGGGTCTGACGCCCGCCGCAGTCGCCGCGATCGTCGCGGCCGGCGAGTCCGCGACCTCGCCGCTGTGCTCCGTCTCGGTGCATTCGCTGCACGGCGCCCCCACTCGTACGGCGGTTGCGGACACCGCTTTCGCCGTGCGCCGGCCCCACGTGATGATCGAGAACATCGCGATGTGGGAGGCGGGCGACCCCGACGCCGGCAGCCATCGCCGATGGGCCCGCCACGTGTCCGAGACGCTGCGGCCCGACGCGTTGCCGGGCGGCTACGTCAACCTGCTGGCCGACGACGAGACCGACCAGATCGCCCACGCGTACGGCCCGAACCGCGAGCGGCTGCTGGCGGTCAAGCGGCGGTACGACCCGGCGGGCACGTTCCGCGCGACCCCGCTGCCCGTCTGA
- a CDS encoding TIGR03086 family metal-binding protein, whose protein sequence is MTLADLTAAERHRTIAGTFTERVRATKAWDAPAPVPGWTARDVVRHLVEWFPGFLAGGTGIQLPRGPGADEDPVAAWQTHAGGVQAVLDDPAAPSRRFTNPHTGELPLDQAIDRFYTSDVFMHTWDLARATGQDDRLDADYAELLVTGMEPMEELIRNSGQYGPRVPVPAGAGAQTRLLGFIGRDPFWTP, encoded by the coding sequence ATGACGCTGGCTGACCTGACCGCCGCCGAGCGGCACCGCACGATCGCGGGCACGTTCACCGAGCGGGTCCGCGCCACCAAGGCGTGGGACGCCCCCGCGCCGGTGCCCGGCTGGACCGCCCGCGACGTGGTGCGCCACCTCGTGGAGTGGTTCCCCGGTTTCCTGGCCGGGGGCACCGGCATCCAGCTGCCGCGCGGGCCCGGCGCCGACGAGGACCCGGTCGCGGCCTGGCAGACCCACGCCGGCGGGGTGCAGGCGGTGCTGGACGATCCGGCCGCCCCGTCGCGCCGGTTCACCAACCCGCACACCGGTGAGCTGCCGCTGGACCAGGCGATCGACCGCTTCTACACCAGTGATGTCTTCATGCACACGTGGGATCTGGCCCGCGCCACCGGCCAGGACGACCGGCTCGACGCGGACTACGCGGAGCTGCTGGTGACCGGGATGGAGCCGATGGAGGAGCTGATCCGCAACTCCGGCCAGTACGGTCCCCGCGTCCCCGTGCCGGCCGGCGCCGGCGCGCAGACCCGGCTGCTCGGCTTCATCGGCCGCGACCCGTTCTGGACGCCGTGA
- a CDS encoding ArsR/SmtB family transcription factor, producing the protein MLVDTLSRTFAALADPTRRDIVARLSAGDATVNQLAEPYAMSLQAVYKHLRVLEEAGVVSRPAGPQPRSVRLELGSLDLMDGWLEQARRRAEERYQRLDRVLAEMEDEEPGP; encoded by the coding sequence ATGCTCGTCGACACGCTGTCCCGGACGTTCGCCGCCCTGGCCGATCCGACCCGGCGCGACATCGTGGCCCGGCTGTCGGCCGGCGACGCCACGGTCAACCAGCTCGCCGAGCCGTACGCGATGAGTCTGCAAGCGGTCTACAAGCATCTGCGGGTGCTGGAGGAGGCGGGCGTGGTGAGCCGGCCCGCGGGACCGCAGCCGCGCTCGGTGCGCCTCGAGCTGGGGTCGCTGGACCTGATGGACGGCTGGCTCGAGCAGGCCCGGCGCCGGGCCGAAGAACGCTACCAGCGCCTCGACCGGGTGCTGGCCGAGATGGAGGACGAGGAGCCCGGCCCATGA
- a CDS encoding serine/threonine-protein kinase — MSMPLRPGDPTRLGAYELLGRLGQGGMGSVFVARAPDERLVAIKVIRPEFADDPEFRGRFRSEVSRARQVPPFSTAAVLDAAPDHDPPYLVVEYVDGPSLTAYVGERGPLSGAALQGVAVGVATALTAIHGAGVIHRDLKPGNVLFALGGIKVIDFGIARAFEATSRHTSTDQMVGTVAYMAPERLDPAFGAEVTTAVDVFAWGAVVTYAATSHTPFAGESPTVTAMRILTQPPDTSGVPEPLRSVVEAALAKYPQDRPTARELLDLLLDGPARAGFRPAPAATPPMPAPDDVVEDPAPHRRPGSRVRRWAVAGVVLATLLTAGLIGGHLLSANQATGSTGPAVSSGPAPAPVDPLTAILAGDRRFSLQLGETGRFFMLEDAPAEVELSDGTGSRSQFVLEPVGVDYMIQSLTNEGYAGPPVCLGVKIDPSVTISPLVGTTCTPTKATLFSLVEAGRDAAGRPAYSFGNAYGFVLWDDRAKRSTVEETGDARYADRFTFVDRGEPPASASPKPSTASEPKPTTAAPTGPKLVDADVSGLKNLGVALGVPVVITLTADAGGSHHLRSHPDGSVDLTGTGVTESTRMTMKPARVRKRSDANENQVQIVATPKVPAAGAPACLTDVRETVLRMQPCRPGDATQAWKLTPAGDSGLFEVQGAHTVLRSEDGSLLKEGGWSAFDAIAVA; from the coding sequence ATGAGCATGCCGTTGCGTCCCGGCGACCCCACCCGGCTCGGCGCCTATGAGCTGCTCGGCCGGCTCGGCCAGGGGGGCATGGGCAGCGTCTTCGTGGCGCGTGCGCCCGACGAGCGCCTGGTTGCGATCAAGGTGATCCGGCCCGAGTTCGCCGACGACCCCGAGTTCCGCGGCCGGTTCCGCAGCGAGGTCAGCCGGGCCCGGCAGGTGCCGCCGTTCTCGACCGCCGCGGTGCTCGACGCCGCGCCCGATCACGACCCGCCGTACCTGGTGGTCGAATACGTCGACGGTCCGTCCCTGACCGCGTACGTGGGGGAACGGGGTCCGCTCTCCGGGGCCGCCCTGCAGGGTGTGGCCGTGGGCGTCGCCACCGCGCTGACCGCGATCCACGGCGCCGGGGTCATCCACCGCGACCTCAAGCCGGGCAACGTGCTGTTCGCGCTGGGCGGCATCAAGGTGATCGACTTCGGCATCGCCCGGGCCTTCGAGGCGACCAGCCGGCACACCAGCACCGACCAGATGGTCGGCACGGTGGCCTACATGGCGCCGGAGCGCCTCGACCCCGCCTTCGGCGCCGAGGTGACCACGGCCGTCGACGTCTTCGCGTGGGGCGCGGTCGTCACCTACGCGGCCACCAGTCACACCCCGTTCGCGGGCGAGTCGCCCACCGTGACCGCGATGCGCATCCTGACCCAGCCGCCGGACACCTCGGGCGTGCCGGAGCCGCTGCGCAGTGTGGTCGAGGCCGCGCTGGCCAAGTATCCGCAGGACCGGCCGACCGCGCGTGAGCTGCTCGACCTGCTGCTGGACGGGCCGGCCCGGGCGGGGTTCCGGCCGGCGCCGGCGGCGACTCCGCCCATGCCTGCGCCGGACGACGTCGTCGAGGACCCGGCGCCGCACCGCAGGCCCGGCAGCCGGGTGCGCCGCTGGGCGGTGGCCGGGGTGGTCCTGGCCACGCTGCTGACAGCCGGCCTGATCGGTGGGCACCTGCTCAGCGCCAACCAGGCAACCGGCTCGACCGGCCCGGCCGTGTCGTCGGGCCCGGCCCCGGCCCCGGTCGACCCGCTGACCGCGATCCTGGCCGGCGACCGCCGCTTCTCGCTGCAGCTCGGGGAGACCGGCCGGTTCTTCATGCTGGAGGACGCCCCGGCCGAGGTGGAGCTCTCGGACGGCACGGGCTCCCGGTCGCAGTTCGTGCTGGAGCCGGTGGGCGTCGACTACATGATCCAGTCGCTGACCAACGAGGGGTACGCCGGCCCGCCGGTCTGCCTCGGCGTCAAGATCGATCCCAGCGTGACCATCTCGCCGCTGGTCGGCACGACCTGCACCCCGACCAAGGCCACGCTGTTCTCTCTCGTCGAGGCGGGCCGGGACGCCGCCGGGAGGCCCGCCTACAGCTTCGGCAACGCGTACGGGTTCGTGCTCTGGGACGACCGGGCCAAGCGCTCGACGGTCGAGGAGACCGGTGACGCCCGGTACGCCGACCGGTTCACCTTCGTCGACCGCGGGGAGCCGCCGGCCTCCGCGTCGCCGAAACCGTCCACAGCGTCCGAGCCGAAGCCGACGACGGCTGCGCCCACCGGCCCGAAGCTCGTCGACGCGGACGTGTCGGGGCTGAAGAACCTGGGCGTCGCCCTCGGCGTCCCGGTCGTCATCACCCTGACCGCCGACGCGGGCGGCTCCCACCACCTGCGCTCGCACCCGGACGGGTCGGTCGACCTGACCGGCACCGGGGTCACCGAGTCGACCCGGATGACCATGAAGCCGGCCCGGGTCCGCAAACGCTCCGACGCCAACGAGAACCAGGTCCAGATCGTGGCCACGCCCAAGGTGCCCGCGGCCGGGGCGCCGGCCTGCCTCACCGACGTGCGCGAGACCGTGCTGCGCATGCAGCCGTGCCGGCCGGGTGACGCCACCCAGGCCTGGAAGCTGACCCCGGCCGGTGACTCCGGCCTGTTCGAGGTGCAGGGCGCCCACACGGTCCTGCGCAGTGAGGACGGCTCGCTGCTCAAGGAGGGCGGCTGGTCCGCCTTCGACGCGATCGCCGTCGCCTGA
- a CDS encoding SRPBCC family protein — translation MTHIEADPHLPIIRITREFRASPARLLRAHTEPELFARWIGPDTLQTRVEHWDARTGGSFRYVSVRDGEEWAFRGCFHEIRPDRLVQTFTYEGDPDGVALNTLWFDELGEGRTRLRTQSLVDSFESRDSWLKSGMEVGLQDGYRKLERMLSNDAG, via the coding sequence ATGACGCACATCGAGGCGGACCCGCATCTGCCGATCATCCGGATCACCCGCGAGTTCCGGGCCTCCCCGGCGCGGCTGCTGCGGGCGCACACGGAGCCCGAGCTGTTCGCCCGCTGGATCGGCCCCGACACCCTGCAGACCCGCGTCGAGCACTGGGATGCCCGTACGGGGGGAAGTTTCCGGTACGTGTCGGTGCGCGACGGCGAGGAGTGGGCCTTCCGCGGCTGCTTCCACGAGATCCGTCCCGACCGGCTGGTGCAGACCTTCACGTACGAGGGCGATCCCGACGGGGTGGCCCTGAACACGCTGTGGTTCGACGAACTGGGCGAGGGCCGCACCCGGCTGCGCACGCAGTCGCTGGTCGACAGCTTCGAGTCCCGCGACAGCTGGCTGAAGAGCGGCATGGAGGTCGGCCTGCAGGACGGATATCGCAAACTGGAGAGGATGCTGAGCAATGACGCTGGCTGA
- a CDS encoding HAD family hydrolase — MKKYVLFDHDGVLVDTEYWYFRAGARALADIGFTVDRDQYTRDMNQSGGTWARARAAGVDEQTLGRQRAVRDAYYQEYLRTEDIEIDGVADALAELSAHVRMAIVTTSKRADFAVIHEKRRIRQFMEFVLVREDYGQAKPHPEPYLTGLRRFGAAAAETLVVEDSGRGLAAAVAAGIDCAVVHNEFTKTHDFSRATHRIGRLAELTAVVRQPAS; from the coding sequence GTGAAGAAGTACGTGCTCTTCGACCACGACGGCGTGCTGGTGGACACCGAGTACTGGTACTTCCGGGCCGGTGCGCGGGCCCTGGCCGACATCGGCTTCACGGTGGACAGAGACCAGTACACCCGGGACATGAACCAGAGCGGGGGCACCTGGGCCCGGGCCCGGGCGGCCGGCGTCGACGAGCAGACCCTCGGCCGGCAGCGCGCAGTCCGGGACGCCTACTACCAGGAGTATCTGCGAACGGAGGACATCGAGATCGACGGTGTCGCCGACGCGCTGGCCGAGCTGTCCGCGCACGTACGGATGGCCATCGTGACGACCTCGAAACGGGCCGACTTCGCCGTCATCCACGAGAAACGCCGGATCCGGCAGTTCATGGAGTTCGTGCTGGTGCGTGAGGACTACGGCCAGGCCAAGCCGCACCCGGAGCCGTATCTGACCGGCCTGCGGCGCTTCGGTGCGGCCGCGGCGGAGACGCTGGTGGTCGAGGACTCCGGCCGGGGACTGGCCGCGGCCGTGGCGGCGGGAATCGATTGCGCCGTCGTCCACAACGAATTCACCAAGACTCACGACTTCTCGCGGGCCACCCACCGCATCGGCCGCCTGGCCGAGCTGACCGCCGTCGTCCGCCAACCGGCGTCATAG
- a CDS encoding phospholipase D-like domain-containing protein: MPHAPSLTDLIGRYLPAATEACPTFTENSLFEPIIDGVTYFTELAGQMAALGPGDAVYIASYQADPQLDLTGRVPGEAGYRPFTDVLAEKAANGTDVRIVLSAAEFSGGIPWLPFGPFRANTLAARVIRAWKPSGSDDAGTPLEDRVLLDWSGPILGSNHQKLVVFRHGGVLTAYVGGLDLSPSRFDHSPHHRLRLGAHRWGWHDAAARLHGPAAVRVWETFQFRWQNSAALPPRRIAKNLPPEYFHLPSGELTELNPVNPPLDLPPVPPQPEHPAEGTAVQVVRSYRPWMLYRHRGLRRLRRANVVRAGIQEIYHSMTTAIEAADRYIYLEDQYFHEAPGGDPRFQLYGRLRAAARRGVKIILIGSGRKDPADGGDSTVHPVITHDLRWRVLARLPVTARRNVVMYRVDNLTVHTKLMLVDDVFASIGSANFFSRSMVGTDSEITSTFVTTGPAVRDLRVRLWAEHLRTPLPDELTPALADLDTALGIWRREWLPAGHPPETWRRPGLPTGFAPAEWALTPARYSSAVLRREKRGR, translated from the coding sequence ATGCCCCACGCGCCGTCCCTGACTGATCTGATCGGCCGCTACCTGCCGGCGGCCACCGAGGCGTGCCCGACGTTCACCGAGAACTCGCTGTTCGAGCCGATCATCGACGGCGTCACGTACTTCACCGAACTGGCCGGGCAGATGGCCGCCCTGGGCCCCGGCGACGCCGTCTACATCGCCAGCTACCAGGCCGACCCGCAGCTCGACCTGACCGGGCGGGTGCCCGGCGAGGCGGGCTACCGGCCGTTCACCGACGTGCTCGCGGAGAAGGCGGCCAACGGCACCGACGTACGGATCGTGCTCAGCGCGGCCGAGTTCTCCGGGGGCATCCCGTGGCTGCCGTTCGGGCCGTTCCGGGCCAACACCCTGGCCGCGCGGGTGATCCGGGCCTGGAAGCCGTCGGGGAGCGACGACGCGGGGACCCCGCTGGAGGACCGGGTGCTGCTCGACTGGTCCGGCCCGATCCTCGGCTCCAACCACCAGAAGCTGGTCGTGTTCCGCCACGGGGGCGTCCTCACCGCGTACGTGGGGGGTCTGGACCTGTCACCGAGCCGGTTCGACCACTCGCCGCACCACCGCCTGCGGCTCGGCGCCCACCGGTGGGGCTGGCACGACGCGGCGGCCCGCCTGCACGGCCCGGCCGCCGTACGGGTCTGGGAGACCTTCCAGTTCCGCTGGCAGAACAGCGCCGCCCTGCCGCCGCGCCGGATCGCCAAGAACCTGCCGCCGGAATACTTCCACCTGCCCAGCGGTGAACTGACCGAACTCAACCCGGTCAACCCGCCGCTCGACCTGCCCCCGGTGCCGCCCCAGCCGGAGCATCCCGCCGAGGGCACGGCGGTGCAGGTGGTGCGCTCGTACCGGCCGTGGATGCTCTACCGCCACCGCGGACTGCGCCGTCTGCGCCGGGCCAACGTCGTGCGGGCCGGCATCCAGGAGATCTACCACTCGATGACCACCGCCATCGAGGCCGCCGACCGCTACATCTACCTGGAGGACCAGTACTTCCACGAGGCCCCCGGCGGCGACCCGCGCTTCCAGCTGTACGGCCGGTTGCGCGCCGCGGCCCGGCGCGGCGTCAAAATCATCCTGATCGGTTCCGGCCGCAAAGACCCGGCCGACGGCGGCGACAGCACCGTCCACCCGGTGATCACCCACGACCTGCGGTGGCGGGTGCTGGCCCGGCTGCCCGTGACCGCCCGCCGCAACGTGGTCATGTACCGCGTCGACAACCTGACCGTGCACACCAAGCTGATGCTGGTCGACGACGTGTTCGCCAGCATCGGCTCGGCCAACTTCTTCAGCCGCTCGATGGTCGGCACCGACAGCGAGATCACGTCCACGTTCGTCACCACCGGTCCGGCCGTGCGCGACCTGCGGGTCCGGCTCTGGGCCGAGCACCTGCGCACCCCGCTGCCCGACGAGCTCACCCCGGCCCTGGCCGACCTGGACACCGCCCTGGGCATCTGGCGCCGGGAGTGGCTGCCGGCCGGGCACCCGCCGGAGACGTGGCGCCGGCCGGGCCTGCCGACCGGCTTCGCGCCGGCGGAGTGGGCCCTGACCCCGGCCCGCTACTCCTCCGCCGTGCTCCGCCGCGAGAAGCGGGGACGCTAG
- a CDS encoding ricin-type beta-trefoil lectin domain protein: MAHALIRRTLHAAAAAVVAATGLVAAGATTATPARAAVTCGVLFDDFSYASASDPALAQRGWHIRTSAGGPGVPGATWSAGNVSFPTVDGQTVARLQATTNGTGAGTTHAEMSLPDRRFFEGTYFARIKFADTPVSGNDGDLVNQTFYTISPLRYAMDPIYSELDFSEYLPNGGWGATGPTNFQTTWYTYQPDPWVQDRQYSSQSRSIAGWRDVMATVSGGEVRYYIDGQLVGTHGGKFYPRQNMSIDFNQWFIDLTGHSGGTSVWHENVDYVFHAKKQVLTPAQATARVNAFRAAGTRHTDNVTADNSCTPAETPPPAGGTTRIASNWNNKCIDVPNWNFADRQRVHVWDCTDGTNQKWQFVDGTVRTENNKCLDVADAATHDGAAVQIYTCNGTAAQQFVLSAAGDLVNPQAGKCVDIAEWNPDNGAVLHLWTCVGGANQKWRRA; encoded by the coding sequence ATGGCCCATGCCCTGATACGCCGCACGCTCCACGCCGCAGCCGCCGCCGTCGTCGCCGCTACCGGGCTCGTCGCGGCCGGCGCCACCACGGCCACGCCCGCCCGGGCCGCTGTCACCTGCGGCGTGCTGTTCGACGATTTCTCGTACGCCTCCGCGTCCGACCCGGCGCTGGCCCAGCGCGGCTGGCACATCCGCACCAGTGCGGGCGGCCCGGGCGTGCCCGGCGCCACCTGGTCGGCCGGCAACGTCTCGTTCCCCACGGTCGACGGGCAGACGGTCGCCCGCCTGCAGGCCACCACCAACGGCACCGGCGCGGGCACCACGCACGCCGAGATGTCGCTGCCGGACCGGCGGTTCTTCGAGGGCACCTACTTCGCCCGGATCAAGTTCGCCGACACCCCCGTCTCCGGCAACGACGGCGACCTGGTCAACCAGACCTTCTACACGATCTCGCCGCTGCGCTACGCGATGGACCCGATCTACAGCGAGCTCGACTTCAGCGAATACCTGCCCAACGGCGGCTGGGGCGCGACCGGGCCCACCAACTTCCAGACCACCTGGTACACCTACCAGCCCGATCCGTGGGTGCAGGACCGGCAGTACAGCAGCCAGAGCCGCAGCATCGCGGGCTGGCGGGACGTCATGGCCACGGTGTCCGGCGGCGAGGTCCGCTACTACATCGACGGCCAGCTCGTCGGCACCCACGGCGGCAAGTTCTACCCCCGGCAGAACATGTCGATCGACTTCAACCAGTGGTTCATCGACCTGACCGGGCACAGCGGCGGCACCAGCGTCTGGCACGAGAACGTCGACTACGTGTTCCACGCCAAGAAGCAGGTGCTCACCCCGGCCCAGGCCACCGCCCGGGTCAACGCGTTCCGCGCGGCCGGCACCCGGCACACCGACAACGTGACCGCGGACAACAGCTGCACGCCGGCTGAAACCCCGCCCCCGGCCGGCGGCACGACCCGGATCGCCAGCAACTGGAACAACAAGTGCATCGACGTGCCGAACTGGAACTTCGCCGACCGGCAGCGCGTGCACGTGTGGGACTGCACCGACGGCACCAACCAGAAGTGGCAGTTCGTCGACGGCACCGTGCGCACCGAGAACAACAAGTGCCTGGACGTCGCGGACGCCGCCACCCACGACGGCGCGGCCGTGCAGATCTACACCTGCAACGGCACCGCGGCCCAGCAGTTCGTGCTGAGCGCGGCCGGCGACCTGGTCAACCCGCAGGCCGGCAAGTGCGTGGACATCGCCGAGTGGAACCCGGACAACGGCGCCGTCCTCCACTTGTGGACCTGTGTCGGTGGCGCCAACCAGAAGTGGCGCCGCGCCTGA